The sequence below is a genomic window from Augochlora pura isolate Apur16 unplaced genomic scaffold, APUR_v2.2.1 APUR_unplaced_6927, whole genome shotgun sequence.
ACCAATTCGGATGCGGGTAATCGCTACTTGGTCCCTCCTGGGTAGTGTACTCGTCATTTGatagttattgaaaaatttttctgtaatgttAGTTATATGGAGTGGAGCTGTTTGTTTCCATGTAGTTTCCCATTGTTGTGTTAGCTGGCTTTTGATTGTTTTTATCATGTCTTCCATGTGTAAATTTTGGTCATCATTTGGCGGTGTTAATGTTGTTGCTTCTTTGGCTATTTGGTCAGCTCTTTCGTTGCCAGGGATGCCGACGTGAGATGGGATCCATAtgatctttattttgtttcctttGCATGTAATTTTTTGGTAGATTTCTATGATATTGAGGATGGTGtcgttatttgttattttattatttaatgttgcTATTGCACTGTAGGAATCGGTGAATATGGCAGTACGTTGATAGGATTTTTCGTGTGCTATTTTAAAGGCATGGTTTATACCCATTAGTTCGGCTGAGAGTACTGATGTTGCGTTGGAAAGTTTGATTCTAACTATTGATTCCGGTGTTACTACTGCATATCCAGTTCCAGATTCCGATTTGGAGCCGTCggtatatataagtatatagtCTTTATggttatttagaatttttgcCATTGAGGAGCGGTATA
It includes:
- the LOC144478042 gene encoding uncharacterized protein LOC144478042 → CNTTLKKLDSIHNTALRIATGAFRTSPILSVLEEANEPPLSFRRKLLSTSQAIKISTTPDKPVYLKTFPTNCLITKYTKKKHSSKPYYYRIHTYEEELNTKLTSTIPRRLPTIPPWTIQPIETNTELLLHAKGNTNPEIYRSSMAKILNNHKDYILIYTDGSKSESGTGYAVVTPESIVRIKLSNATSVLSAELMGINHAFKIAHEKSYQRTAIFTDSYSAIATLNNKITNNDTILNIIEIYQKITCKGNKIKIIWIPSHVGIPGNERADQIAKEATTLTPPNDDQNLHMEDMIKTIKSQLTQQWETTWKQTAPLHITNITEKFFNNYQMTSTLPRRDQVAITRIRIGHSRYTNSYLLTKEPPPQ